From Bradyrhizobium symbiodeficiens, the proteins below share one genomic window:
- a CDS encoding acetyl-CoA C-acetyltransferase, which produces MSDDVVIVSAARTPVGSFNGAFATLPAHDLGAIAIKAALERGGIEPGRVSEVIMGQILTAAQGQNPARQASIAAGIPVESPAWGVNQLCGSGLRTVALGYQALLNGDSEIVVAGGQESMSMAPHAQYLRGGVKMGPVEFVDTMIKDGLWDAFNGYHMGNTAENVARQWQITRTQQDEFAVASQQKAEAAQKAGKFNDEIVPVTIKSRKGDIVVSADEYPRHGATLDGMAKLKPAFEKDGTVTAGSASGINDGAAAVVLMTAKQAAKEGKKPLARIVSWAQAGVDPKIMGSGPIPASRAALKKAGWNVGDLDLIEANEAFAAQACAVNKDLGWDTSKVNVNGGAIAIGHPVGASGARVLVTLLHEMQKRDSKKGLATLCIGGGMGIAMCIARD; this is translated from the coding sequence ATGTCAGACGATGTCGTCATCGTCAGCGCCGCCCGCACCCCGGTCGGAAGCTTCAACGGAGCGTTCGCGACCCTTCCCGCCCATGACCTTGGCGCCATCGCCATCAAGGCCGCGCTGGAGCGCGGGGGCATCGAGCCCGGCCGGGTCTCGGAAGTCATCATGGGTCAGATCCTGACCGCCGCCCAGGGCCAGAACCCGGCCCGTCAGGCTTCGATCGCCGCCGGGATCCCGGTGGAGAGCCCGGCCTGGGGCGTCAACCAGCTTTGCGGCTCTGGCCTGCGCACGGTTGCGCTCGGTTACCAGGCGCTGCTCAACGGCGATTCCGAGATCGTGGTCGCCGGCGGCCAGGAATCCATGAGCATGGCTCCGCACGCCCAATATCTGCGTGGCGGCGTCAAGATGGGCCCGGTCGAGTTCGTCGATACCATGATCAAGGACGGCCTGTGGGATGCCTTCAACGGCTACCACATGGGCAACACCGCCGAGAACGTCGCACGGCAGTGGCAGATTACCCGCACCCAGCAGGACGAGTTCGCGGTCGCCTCGCAGCAGAAGGCCGAGGCGGCGCAGAAGGCGGGCAAGTTCAACGACGAGATCGTCCCCGTCACCATCAAGAGCCGCAAGGGCGACATCGTCGTCAGCGCCGACGAATATCCGCGTCATGGCGCCACGCTCGATGGCATGGCCAAGCTCAAGCCCGCCTTCGAGAAGGACGGCACGGTCACCGCTGGCTCGGCATCCGGCATCAATGACGGCGCGGCCGCCGTGGTGCTGATGACCGCCAAGCAGGCCGCCAAGGAAGGCAAGAAGCCGCTCGCGCGGATCGTGTCGTGGGCACAGGCCGGCGTCGATCCGAAGATCATGGGCTCTGGCCCGATCCCTGCCTCGCGTGCCGCGCTGAAGAAAGCCGGCTGGAATGTCGGCGATCTCGACCTGATCGAAGCCAACGAGGCCTTCGCGGCGCAGGCCTGCGCCGTCAACAAGGACCTCGGCTGGGACACCTCCAAGGTCAACGTCAACGGCGGCGCGATCGCGATCGGTCATCCCGTCGGCGCGTCCGGCGCACGCGTGCTGGTGACGCTGCTGCACGAAATGCAGAAGCGTGATTCGAAGAAAGGCCTCGCCACGCTGTGCATCGGCGGCGGCATGGGTATCGCGATGTGCATCGCGCGCGACTGA
- the phbB gene encoding acetoacetyl-CoA reductase, which yields MARVALVTGGTRGIGAAISKALKAAGYKVAASYAGNDTAAEKFKAETGIAVYKWDVSSFDACAEGVKKVEADLGPIEVLVNNAGITRDTAFHKMTLEQWNAVINTNLGSLFNMTRQVIEGMRSRKFGRIISISSINGQKGQFGQVNYSAAKAGDIGFTKALALENAKGGITVNAICPGYINTEMVQAVPKDVLEKNVIPQIPVNRLGEPEEIARAVVFLAADEAGFITGSTMTINGGQYQA from the coding sequence ATGGCACGAGTTGCGTTGGTGACGGGTGGTACGCGGGGCATCGGTGCTGCGATCAGCAAGGCACTGAAGGCGGCGGGATACAAGGTTGCGGCGAGCTATGCCGGCAATGATACGGCGGCGGAGAAGTTCAAGGCCGAGACCGGCATCGCCGTCTACAAATGGGACGTCAGCAGTTTCGATGCCTGCGCCGAGGGCGTGAAGAAGGTCGAGGCCGACCTCGGGCCGATCGAGGTGCTCGTCAACAATGCGGGCATCACCCGCGACACCGCTTTCCACAAGATGACGCTGGAGCAGTGGAACGCGGTCATCAACACCAATCTCGGTTCGCTGTTCAACATGACGCGCCAGGTCATCGAGGGCATGCGTTCGCGCAAATTCGGCCGCATCATCTCGATCTCGTCGATCAATGGCCAGAAGGGGCAGTTCGGTCAGGTCAATTATTCCGCGGCGAAGGCGGGTGACATCGGCTTCACCAAGGCGCTCGCGCTCGAGAACGCCAAGGGCGGCATCACCGTCAACGCGATCTGCCCCGGCTACATCAACACCGAAATGGTGCAGGCGGTGCCGAAAGACGTTCTGGAGAAGAACGTGATCCCGCAGATCCCGGTCAACCGGCTCGGCGAGCCCGAGGAGATCGCCCGCGCGGTGGTGTTCCTCGCAGCCGACGAGGCCGGTTTCATCACGGGCTCGACGATGACCATCAACGGCGGCCAATATCAGGCCTGA
- a CDS encoding DMT family transporter, which produces MTPRTATLIGLTAILMWSLLSVMTVATGRIPAFQLAAMTFAIGGLVGLLTWIGRGEAAKSLRQPLVVWAVGVGGLFGYHALYFLALRFAPPAEAGLLNYLWPLLIVLFSSFLPGERLALHHIVGAMLGLVGTVLLFAGNTSGFAAGQVPGLAAAFIAAFVWAAYSVLSRRLKAVPTDAVAGFCLATAVLAALMHGLLETTVWPETTLQWLSVIALGIGPVGAAFYAWDIGMKRGDIRVLGAASYATPLLSTGFLIAAGFAKASANIALAAILIAGGGLIAAKDMVLRKR; this is translated from the coding sequence ATGACCCCGCGCACAGCCACGCTGATCGGATTGACCGCGATCCTGATGTGGTCGCTGCTGTCCGTGATGACGGTGGCGACCGGAAGGATCCCGGCATTCCAGCTTGCCGCGATGACCTTCGCGATCGGCGGCCTGGTCGGCCTGCTCACCTGGATCGGCCGCGGCGAGGCGGCGAAGAGCCTGCGTCAGCCGCTGGTCGTCTGGGCGGTCGGCGTGGGCGGCCTGTTCGGCTACCACGCGCTGTATTTTCTCGCGTTGCGCTTTGCACCGCCGGCCGAAGCCGGCCTGCTGAATTATCTGTGGCCGCTGCTGATCGTGCTGTTCTCGTCCTTCCTGCCGGGCGAGCGGCTCGCCTTGCATCACATCGTCGGCGCGATGCTCGGCCTCGTCGGCACGGTGCTGCTGTTCGCCGGCAACACCTCCGGCTTCGCGGCGGGGCAGGTGCCGGGATTGGCAGCGGCCTTCATCGCTGCATTCGTCTGGGCCGCCTATTCGGTGCTGTCGCGCCGGCTCAAAGCCGTTCCGACCGATGCGGTCGCCGGATTCTGCCTGGCCACCGCCGTGCTTGCCGCGCTGATGCACGGCCTGCTCGAGACCACCGTCTGGCCGGAGACCACGCTGCAATGGCTCTCTGTGATCGCGCTCGGCATCGGTCCCGTCGGTGCCGCCTTCTATGCCTGGGACATCGGCATGAAGCGCGGTGACATCCGCGTGCTCGGCGCCGCCTCCTACGCGACGCCGCTGCTCTCGACCGGCTTCCTCATCGCGGCCGGTTTTGCCAAGGCCAGCGCCAACATCGCCCTTGCCGCCATCCTGATTGCCGGCGGCGGCCTGATTGCGGCGAAGGACATGGTGCTGCGGAAGCGATGA
- a CDS encoding cupin domain-containing protein, translating to MSTAAEIIARLELRPHPEGGHYRETFRDQATDANGRSRSTLIYFLLARGECSHWHRVDAVETWHYYVGSPLMLRIAHEGCSQHEVRLGTDLVGGERPQAIVPADAWQMAETTGDWTLVGCTVAPAFEFAKFELAPKGWQP from the coding sequence ATGTCGACCGCAGCCGAGATCATCGCGCGCCTCGAATTGCGGCCGCATCCCGAAGGCGGCCATTACCGCGAGACGTTCCGCGACCAGGCCACGGACGCCAACGGGCGTTCGCGCTCGACCCTCATTTACTTCCTGCTGGCGCGCGGCGAGTGTTCGCACTGGCATCGCGTCGATGCGGTCGAGACATGGCACTATTACGTCGGCAGCCCCTTGATGCTGCGCATCGCGCATGAAGGGTGTTCGCAGCACGAAGTGCGGCTCGGTACCGACCTCGTCGGCGGCGAGCGGCCGCAGGCCATCGTGCCGGCGGACGCTTGGCAGATGGCGGAGACGACCGGCGATTGGACGTTGGTCGGCTGCACCGTCGCACCCGCCTTTGAGTTCGCGAAATTCGAGCTCGCACCGAAGGGCTGGCAGCCGTAG
- the gloB gene encoding hydroxyacylglutathione hydrolase has product MAAEIRTFSCLNDNFGYLIHDVETKATASIDAPEAGPILAALEREGWQLTDILITHHHGDHVGGVAELKRKYNCRVVAPHDKTTEIANVDLRVANADVVKIGNLLARVLETPGHTLDHVSYVFDTEKTVFAADTLFSIGCGRVFEGTYPMMWDSLLKLRALPDDFNLYCGHEYTASNVKFALTIDPDNAALQARAAEVTRLRAENKPTIPSLLGDEKRANVFLRADAPEVAARLHMKGADAAAVFGELRERKNKS; this is encoded by the coding sequence ATGGCCGCCGAAATTCGTACTTTCAGCTGTTTAAACGACAATTTCGGCTATCTGATCCACGATGTGGAAACCAAGGCGACGGCGTCGATCGACGCGCCCGAGGCTGGCCCCATCCTGGCGGCGCTGGAGCGCGAGGGCTGGCAGCTCACCGATATCCTGATCACCCATCATCACGGCGATCATGTCGGCGGGGTCGCCGAACTCAAGCGGAAATACAATTGCCGCGTCGTCGCGCCGCACGACAAGACCACTGAAATCGCCAATGTCGATCTGCGTGTCGCCAATGCCGACGTGGTCAAGATCGGCAATTTGCTGGCGCGCGTTCTGGAGACGCCGGGCCACACGCTCGACCACGTCTCCTACGTGTTCGACACCGAGAAGACGGTGTTCGCTGCCGACACGCTGTTTTCGATCGGCTGCGGCCGCGTGTTCGAGGGCACCTATCCGATGATGTGGGATTCGCTTCTGAAGCTGCGTGCCCTGCCCGACGACTTCAACCTCTATTGCGGCCACGAATACACGGCCTCCAACGTCAAGTTCGCGCTCACCATCGACCCCGACAATGCGGCGCTCCAGGCGCGCGCCGCCGAGGTGACGAGGTTGCGGGCCGAGAACAAGCCCACCATTCCCTCACTGCTTGGTGACGAGAAGCGAGCAAACGTGTTCCTGCGCGCTGATGCGCCCGAGGTCGCAGCCAGGCTACACATGAAGGGCGCGGATGCCGCCGCCGTGTTCGGCGAATTGCGCGAGCGCAAGAACAAGTCCTGA
- a CDS encoding methyltransferase domain-containing protein → MTIDVVDLREFYSRRLGIVARQMINRGIRERWPSAEGQRVLGLGYPTPYLGLFREDAERCLAFMPAAQGVLKWPTGRPALASLVDEFSLPLPDAAVDRILLVHALEMSDDPAALLREAWRVLSPSGRVIAVIPNRRGVWTRTDSTPFGHGRPYSRSQITDLLRQTWFTPTAWGEALFMPPYAGGWVLKSAQMWERAGAALSLPFAGVHIVEATKQVYRAIPAKRERARLIPSLAKPVLVPSSTTATRG, encoded by the coding sequence ATGACCATCGACGTCGTCGACCTCCGCGAGTTCTATTCCCGCCGCCTCGGGATCGTGGCGCGGCAAATGATCAATCGCGGCATCAGGGAACGCTGGCCGAGCGCGGAGGGCCAGCGCGTTCTCGGCCTCGGCTATCCCACGCCCTATCTGGGGTTGTTCCGCGAAGATGCCGAGCGCTGCCTCGCCTTCATGCCGGCGGCCCAGGGTGTCTTGAAATGGCCGACGGGGCGGCCGGCGCTGGCCTCGCTGGTCGACGAATTCTCGCTGCCGCTTCCCGACGCCGCGGTCGACCGCATCCTGCTGGTTCATGCGCTGGAGATGTCGGACGATCCGGCCGCGCTGCTGCGCGAGGCGTGGCGCGTGCTGTCACCATCCGGCCGCGTGATCGCGGTCATCCCGAACCGGCGCGGGGTGTGGACCCGCACGGACAGCACGCCGTTCGGTCACGGCCGACCGTATTCGCGCTCGCAGATCACCGACCTTTTGCGCCAGACCTGGTTCACCCCGACCGCTTGGGGCGAGGCGCTTTTCATGCCGCCCTATGCCGGCGGCTGGGTGCTGAAATCCGCGCAGATGTGGGAGCGCGCCGGTGCGGCGCTGTCGCTGCCCTTCGCCGGCGTGCACATCGTCGAGGCCACCAAGCAGGTCTACCGCGCCATTCCCGCCAAGCGCGAGCGGGCGCGGTTGATTCCGTCGCTGGCCAAGCCGGTGCTGGTGCCGTCCTCGACGACGGCGACGCGCGGCTGA
- a CDS encoding DUF4167 domain-containing protein: protein MRNGQNKQRMRNRNNNNNNNNNNRRSQNPMTRVYESNGPDIKIRGTASHIAEKYLQLARDARSSGDPVAAENYYQHAEHYFRLIAAAQEQFRQNQQPRGDEPISSNSDDGDDDGENFSNFGQEPGFVPQPQQQQPFARDRDGQRDHQRDHQQRENQPYQRENQQPREHREREHRPQPQYQPQPQPLPLNQPQPVVADAGSVDRLPSFITGPQPQVNGGANVPGAFEGGGAGERFPRRRRRPHGPRPEREAAPAASSDEVAPGE, encoded by the coding sequence ATGAGAAACGGTCAGAACAAGCAGCGGATGCGCAACCGCAATAATAACAATAATAACAACAACAATAACCGGCGCAGCCAGAACCCGATGACCCGGGTCTACGAGTCCAACGGACCCGACATCAAGATCCGCGGCACCGCCTCGCACATCGCCGAAAAGTATCTCCAGCTCGCACGCGACGCGCGCTCCTCCGGCGACCCCGTTGCGGCCGAGAACTACTACCAGCACGCCGAGCATTATTTTCGCCTGATCGCCGCGGCCCAGGAGCAGTTCCGCCAGAACCAGCAGCCGCGCGGTGACGAGCCGATCAGCAGCAATAGCGACGACGGCGACGACGACGGCGAGAATTTCTCGAATTTCGGCCAGGAGCCGGGCTTCGTCCCGCAGCCGCAACAGCAGCAGCCCTTCGCGCGCGACCGCGACGGCCAGCGCGATCACCAGCGTGATCATCAGCAGCGCGAAAACCAGCCCTATCAGCGCGAGAACCAGCAGCCGCGCGAGCACCGCGAGCGCGAGCACCGTCCGCAGCCGCAATATCAGCCCCAGCCTCAGCCGCTGCCGCTGAACCAGCCGCAGCCCGTCGTTGCCGACGCCGGCAGCGTCGATCGCCTGCCCTCTTTCATCACCGGCCCGCAGCCGCAAGTGAATGGTGGCGCGAATGTCCCGGGCGCCTTCGAAGGCGGTGGCGCCGGTGAGCGTTTTCCGCGGCGGCGCCGCCGGCCGCATGGCCCGCGCCCCGAGCGCGAAGCTGCTCCGGCCGCCTCGAGCGACGAAGTGGCCCCCGGCGAGTAG
- the prmC gene encoding peptide chain release factor N(5)-glutamine methyltransferase, whose amino-acid sequence MVPLTTGFGPGHDVESARRALAARLQSAGIEDAALDARLLVGAALELDLTGMVTQASRRLTPDEATRLERYAQRRLAHEPVARILGAREFWGMPLRLSEATLVPRPDTETVVELALEMFRGLAISGRRPLIADIGVGSGAILLALLREIPDAFAVGTDVSLTALDTARDNAVALGLAGRAGFVACSYLAALRGPFDLIVSNPPYIPSAEIPILSIEVRDHDPHLALDGGNDGYDAYRALIPQAAERLAPGGALIVEAGQGQARTIETLMAAGALTVDRPPKADLAGIPRAVSARKMPP is encoded by the coding sequence ATGGTTCCATTGACGACAGGCTTCGGTCCCGGACATGACGTCGAGAGTGCGCGGCGCGCGCTCGCGGCACGGCTGCAATCGGCCGGCATCGAGGACGCCGCCCTCGATGCGCGCCTGCTCGTCGGGGCAGCGCTGGAGCTCGATCTGACCGGCATGGTGACGCAGGCATCGCGACGACTCACGCCTGACGAGGCCACGCGGCTCGAACGATACGCGCAGCGCCGGCTCGCGCATGAGCCGGTCGCCCGCATTCTCGGCGCGCGGGAGTTCTGGGGCATGCCGTTGCGGCTGTCCGAGGCGACGCTGGTACCGCGGCCGGACACCGAGACCGTCGTCGAGTTGGCGCTCGAGATGTTTCGTGGGCTGGCGATATCGGGGCGGCGCCCGCTCATCGCAGATATCGGCGTCGGATCGGGCGCCATCCTGCTCGCATTGCTGCGCGAGATTCCCGACGCGTTTGCGGTCGGCACCGATGTCAGCCTGACGGCGCTCGATACGGCGCGCGACAACGCGGTCGCCCTCGGCCTCGCCGGCCGCGCCGGCTTCGTCGCCTGCTCCTATCTGGCGGCGCTGCGCGGCCCGTTTGACCTGATCGTCTCGAACCCGCCCTATATTCCCTCCGCCGAAATCCCGATACTGAGCATCGAGGTACGCGACCACGATCCGCATCTGGCGCTCGACGGCGGCAATGACGGATATGACGCCTATCGCGCCCTGATCCCGCAGGCCGCCGAGCGTCTCGCCCCTGGCGGAGCGCTGATCGTCGAGGCCGGACAGGGGCAGGCCCGGACTATTGAAACCTTGATGGCGGCCGGCGCGTTAACGGTGGACAGGCCACCCAAGGCCGATCTGGCGGGCATTCCGCGGGCCGTTTCAGCCCGAAAAATGCCTCCATAA
- a CDS encoding ABC transporter ATP-binding protein: MSLIEVNGLNSYYGDSHILFDVAMHVERHEVVALLGRNGAGKSTTLKSLMGVVTPRSGSVKFDGIDIAGRRSHRIAQAGMQLVHEERRVFGSLSVEENIVLAGITAPKRWPLGRIYEMFPRLKERRSNRGTELSGGEQQMLAIARALVRDPKIVLLDEPFEGLAPVIVHDLVKACRELAAAGQTIVLVEQNLAATLALASRIYIINNGHIVHEGPAQELKAQPELLQRYLGV, encoded by the coding sequence ATGAGCCTGATCGAGGTCAACGGCCTGAACAGCTATTACGGCGATTCCCACATCCTGTTCGACGTCGCCATGCACGTCGAACGTCACGAGGTGGTGGCGCTGCTCGGCCGCAACGGCGCCGGCAAGAGCACGACGCTGAAGAGCCTGATGGGCGTCGTGACGCCGCGCAGCGGCAGCGTGAAGTTCGACGGCATCGACATCGCCGGACGCAGGAGCCACAGGATCGCGCAGGCGGGAATGCAGCTCGTGCACGAGGAGCGCCGCGTCTTCGGCAGCCTGTCGGTGGAGGAGAACATCGTCCTTGCCGGGATCACCGCCCCGAAGCGCTGGCCGCTCGGCCGCATCTACGAGATGTTTCCGCGGCTGAAGGAGCGGCGCAGCAACCGCGGCACCGAGCTCTCCGGCGGCGAGCAGCAGATGCTCGCGATCGCGCGGGCGCTGGTGCGCGATCCCAAGATCGTGCTGCTGGACGAGCCGTTCGAGGGACTTGCGCCCGTCATCGTCCACGATCTCGTCAAGGCCTGCCGCGAGCTGGCGGCGGCCGGCCAGACCATCGTGCTGGTCGAGCAAAATCTGGCCGCGACGCTGGCGCTGGCGAGCCGGATCTACATCATCAACAACGGCCACATCGTTCACGAGGGCCCGGCTCAGGAGCTCAAGGCCCAGCCGGAGCTGCTGCAGCGCTATCTCGGCGTCTAA